Sequence from the Argentina anserina chromosome 7, drPotAnse1.1, whole genome shotgun sequence genome:
ATAATTTTGTAGGGCGAGCAAAAGATCAAAGAATTTCATCGCTTTGGTGAGCAATGCTTACAAATCTTTTAGTAAGATCACTATCAGATgtcatatatgtttttttctcaAGCATGATCTATACCAGTAATTGAATAGCTTAACGATTTCCAACACTCCCTTGCATCAAACTGGATCAGCATCATCTATATCAATAGAGGCTCCATTAGAGGCTTGCAGCGAGCAGGTTGGAGTTTCATCGTGTATGTAACTGCCACAGATAGAAGTGCACAAACTGCCGGAACAAGACCCAACCCGAATCTCGTAACTGATATGTGTACATGATTAGCAGAATGGCTATTTTGAATGACTGTATCAGCTGCATTGTGGTTGGAACAACAGAAGTCATGAATAACTCACATGGTCTGGCGAGTAAGTACATTAAATAATGAGATTTTGTTCTCTGCTTTGGCCAAtatttctctgtttttttttggataattAGCCAATGTTTTCTCATAATCCCCTTTTAATTTGGGTACTTACCAATGATCGAAGGTAACAACAAAAATATCAACACgacatgaaaagaaaaaagttttactttttactAAGGATAAACTGCAGGTAACTTACCTCAATAATCTATTACTCGATAAATTTgcttttaaaaaaagaaatacttGATGCATTAACAATGTCATCTAAAAAATATTCTTTGTCAGTTCCGCATAAGTAAATTAACCTCAATAAATTTAAAACATCATTTAAATAATGCTTTTTGTCGGTCTCCAGGCAATTAATTTAAAGAAAAGCACATACAACTACCAGGCATAGAATCTAACACACAAAACCCTCCCTTTCATAAACTTTATACATATAAGGACATAGACCCCTGGCCCAAAGCAAATAGAgtagaacttttttttttttttttgctgctATAGCAGTAGAGATCTCTCCACTCAATTCTCTGTAGTAGTTTTCTCATTTCAATGAAGCGTTGACATGTTGattaacaaaaagaaaacagatGAAAAGGCAAAAATTTAATATAGGAAACGGTCCAGAAAATTGTGACTTACTTTGATACGACTGAAGAATGAATAAAGCAAGCCCACATGACATTTTGTCCAAGAAGCTGAACGATCCACAAACAAATGCACAGCCATTGAGATCTGTATCAATTAGAACACTCTGCATGCTTACTCCGGTCACCTGTTGCATAGGAAGATGATGTAACCCAGTCATGTACAAATATGGCttagtaattaaaattttaaaaccattagaatgcatgtgaaCTTCAATTCTGAAATTTCACTCCATAATAATATACATTGATTCCTACGGGCATTTAGTGTAAGGATAAATGACACATCTATCCTCTTTACATAATAATTTGAGATCACAATCAGCTGCAAGAGATCTATAATTTGGTCTATCTCAACGTGGTCAGTGTGTGTGCTTTTATAGTTCCAAGTACTCAAAGTAATATGACTTGGCTGACTGTATTCCAGAATGTAGACCATTTTCAGTGTCATCCTTTTGAAATGCAAAAATGCAGTGGACATCAAAATGAAGCAACAAACCTACCACATGCTATGCAAGTGCTGAAAGTAGTTTATGGGGAGGGAGGAAGGGAAACAGAGATGGTTTTTAAAACAGTGGTATGATTGCATGTCATTGTTTTCTTATCTACAGTACACTTAAAATTATATCAGCCTTATTTTCAATCTGTTTTGAGGTTAAAAACATATCGAGGGAAGTTTGGTAAATAATGGTAGACCATAGCACCAGATTCATATCATACCATCATTAAAGCATTTGCTATGCCAATAAATATAGATATAATGTACATGAAAGCACTCATGCTCCTAGGCAAAAGCAGGATCCCTGCGCCACAAAATATCCAAATAATAGCTCCAGCTGAGTAGTAGGCCTTCAAGAATCGGCCAGTCCATTGTATCTCCTACAATATGAATAATCATCTGTTAGATTTGAccaacataaaataaaacaaaataaattgcatgtaaataaataattatgtaaaacttaattaaaaaGGACACTCGAGTTTTGTTAATGACCTGCAATATCACAGATACGAGGAAGCTACTTATGTAGATGATCGCAGGAACCTACTCCCATCATTTAGACAAGTATAATCAGACTTGCATCCTCTGAAACATAAATAATTTCAACGATCAAAAGAAAGATAATATATGTACCAGAGCTTTAGCAGATTGTGCCATCCGCAGATCATCTATGACATAGAATGCAAGATATGCCTGAGAAGAACAAAATCATCTAGATGTAAGAATTGAAACAATGTGGCATATTTTGGTGGGATAATATTCCTACCTTCCTACCAACTAGGGTTAAGTAAAAATCTATGGTTTCCTCCTATACTTCCTACCAACTAGGCCGcttcaggtgcggacgtccacACCGTGCGAATTCGCTGATTCTAGCGACGGCAGGCCGCAACGGTGCGGCGgaccagcacagccgcactccccacCTCCCGGCGATCCCGTATGTGCCggtcggagctccatcggcgacccGTGGGGCCGGAATCTGCAAAACTCAAGTTTCTGGGCAGATTCCGGCGATTTCgcgattccggccgccgtggtTCGGcaaatccgtaccttacgtaagcatctcctatatatatatatgtgtgtgtgtgtgtgtgtgtgtgtgtaattACGAAAATGTTCTTATCctgaaattaaaaagaacCACCACGAAGTGGTAGCAACTAGGGAGAAGAGTTTGCTAACCTGTGAAACATTAACCACTAGTCTGGTAAGCACATAAACAAGAGCAACCTGATAATAGAGCACTCTCTTAAACCAGTACATCCATGCAATCCTTGAAGAATTACTTCCTTGCACACCTACCTTTAATCTGCACATGTATGAAACTGACTGCTGAGATCTAATAATTGCATATTTTTGCAAACCGATAATGATAAAGAAGATCATTACAGCAAACAGTTTTCCCATTTAACTAGGGGACCAAGCAATTCTTTTCCCAATCAAAATGTGGCATAGCTGCTATCATAATAGCATTGCAGTACATCACAGTATTGACAAGAAAAAAtttgtataacatacatttaaaaacaaaatatgtTTCAAATAGGCaagtaataaataaataaataaaacagcTAAAACACtgtatttttttattcaagtAAATTACTGCACTTGGTAGATTTTTTAGTAAATTACACATAAGGTCTTATTCCTTTCTAAGCCAACCAATATTAGAGACGTTATACTTTCTAAGAGACCACCACATTttcaattgaaaaaaaatgccTCTATACAAAAAACTACAGCCAATGGAACAAAAATTATTGTCAAATCTGCACAAAAAGttggtcaaattttttaaaacaagTCATTTCTAGAAAACCTACTATCATTCTCCagaaaagtcgataaatttgTTTCAAAAGTTACTTCCCAAAACCCAAGAGCATTAGTTGACTAACCGAAATGCTACTATCATTCTCAGGAAAAGCTACAATTACTTGTAAAGAAACAGATAAGAATTACTTCCACCATTCTGATAATTAACCGACCTACTCCGCCAACCAAAAACCTACTCCCACAAACCGAAAGTCACCGCTATATATGATGCTTTAGAAATAACAAGGTGACATATTCATATAATATGTTATAAGTTCTTTGCAAAAACTAGCTGCATGACTAAACAAGGAAAAACTTGCCCTTCAGTTCATTTAAATGTTAAGCATGGAAAAAAGAAAGTAATGATTAGTGATATAAATGAACATATCCCATACGATGAACTTAAGAGTAAATGACCCTCATAATAATCTTTTTTCTTACCAAACAAAAAAGGAATACAGAATCATGTAAATCCATGATAAACGATATGCTGACATGAATTAAACCATATAGAAACTTGAGGTCTGATGTCAATTAATGAAAAAATGGAAGGAACCGAGAGCAATCCTATATGGCACAAACCGAGAGAAACACCACAAAAGAGGATAAAGTAGTGTAAACTAAAGCAATAAATCTTAATCAAATTAGTTACACGTCAATTTGTCTCTATGCCAAAGATTAAGTGATCGTGTATATTAAAAAATCAGCTGGAACAAAAAATTTGCATCCCTCATAAAAACTCAttctaaaaatatatcaattatCAACATTTTGAAGAATAATAAATAAgttaataaaaaatagaaaatagcaAACCTTGGCTCTTTGGTGCCGAGTTGAAAGATACCAACAAAGCAGCAGCCTATGAAGATTGACAGATATGCAATCCAGCGGTACTGCTCATTTTTTAAGTGAAGTTACCAGCATGGTTGAAGATAGGCTCTTAATGGTAATCAATGCTTAAAAATTAACATACCTGATTTTCAATATCGGCATGTGTTCTGGCTATCGTGACACCAAATATTATAAACGCAACCGCATACAAGCTGAGGTTTGCAACCTTAAGTAGGTTTCAAAACATTGGTTAATGGATGCACAGAAGAAAACAGGTGATGCAAGGACTTGATAAGGAAGCTGACCATAGTAAAAGCATTTCGACAGCTAGCGAGCACCACTCTGCTTGTTGAATTCAACGTAATGCAATTTAGCATAGACCTTCAATTGGACAATTAATTTATAGCGGTTAGCTTACAAAAAGGCCTATAAAACATGGCAAATCAATTATAATTCACCTTACAGAATTCTTCTCTCCAATTAATGTAAACAATTATTAGATATTAAGCCTCACAATTGTCCCAAGTAAAAAtgattataaattatattattagAACTATTTCTATGGTTGGTGAGTATTCTTGCCCATCAGttaaaacagaaaaaagataaataaataagtaaAATCACAGCAGGCAGGTTTCCTGCCTATGACTACTGTGCTTGCCAAAACAGCTAATTCAGTGATGGAGAATGAACAGTTACACAGAATTGATGATTTTAGGTCCTGGATCTATTTCTTTTGCATCAAAACAATTAGTGTATGCATGTTTATAGACAAGATGATCAAGAGTTGATCACCAGACCAAAGTCAAGGCATAGTCGAACAGAGGATCTTTGATTTGGTGAACTTGATTTTCAAAGAATTACGCCAGCTTCAGTTTCTCAAAACTTGAATTATACTTTGCCAACAATTTCAAAGTCTTAAGGAGAAGATGTAAAGAGACTTCGTTTTTCAGCAACAATATCTCTTATAAATGGTATTACGGTTGCAGACATTTAGTGTAACTTCTTGGAAGAACTTACATGTGTGAGACCTGGGTAGCTGCCCAACCCACATTGAAAATAGCAGCAAAAATACTGTAACCAACTGTTCTTAATGCTGCTGAGGAGGTACCAAAAATTTTACACGGTATGCAACTGCCAAACACGGAAGAAAACGAAACAGAAACCAACACAGAGCCTGCACCATGCCACAATTTGAAATGTCCAAATCTGTCTATCTACCAAGTAAAAGAAACAATTAGAGTACTGCTCCCAAAAAAGCTGGGTCGCAATGGTCAAAACTGAAAAGAAAACAGGCACCAACAACCTATAGGTAGTAGTAATTTTTCATCTAGTGAATTTGATGAGGTCCCAACTTCCAACCCCCTCCACGATAATCAGTGGAAAAGCAAAAAAGTAAAAGAGAACACAGTTAAAGTAGTTCATTTAAATTGATTAGTTTCAATCATATCCAAAATACAGAAGTTGGATCTTAAGAGCCTAGAAACTTAAATCTTGCAAACCCTTACCCGACATATGCATAAACCAAACAAGGACCTGAACCCTTCCAGCAGTTACTATCCTTGCAGGAAAtgaaaattttttttttctctcttttcagtttgaaatgaaaagttaacTGTGGCCCTCATATTCTAGGGACTAACCCATTAGTCCCTCATACTTCTATTATACTATTATATAACTTGCCTTACATAAATATATTAGGAAGAGATCATCCACACTTTCTGCCCCatcctttcttttttttctagaCACTGCAGCCAGGAGGCTGTTATGGAACAACTCATGATCTTGCCGTATAGCTTCCAGTAGACCTTCCTTCTAAAATTGAATTTATGTTGCACACCAGAACAGCGCCCCTGCCACCAAAATCTCCCAGCCCAGAACATTCAGCTTATCTAATGCAGATAAGGCTGCCTCTCAGTTCTAGTAGTCATTGCTAGGATCCTCATTTAGTATATTGCCTTCTTGTATGGCAGCTGATGTCTCTGTGTCCATCACATCACTCATCTTGTCTCAGTGGAGCTGAATGGTGATGATTTCCACCATTGATCTCATGTCAAGTGAAGGCGTTTCTTATTAGCAAAGAGCTATATCATTGAGGCCTACCTTCCCCAATTATGAGATTTTTTGTTCAAAGACAAGAATCTGGTCAGCACTCTCTCGGCACTTGAACAGAAGCTACACTAGCTTTGTTGTTTGTGACAAATTTCAGCAGCAATCTGGTTAGTCATACAACAATTACTTCAACTGCCGTTCATCCCAACTTCATTGTACGATAAACAAGCTCTGTCGTATGACAGGCACTGTTTTTGAGTACCATCAAGAAGCCAAGCACTGTCTGGCAAAATACCACCATTCGTAAACCAGTCTATAACACGACGTTAAGGATACCTACAAAAGATGAGATGCTAATAACAGCCTCTGAGACCATAAGGACACTGCCCGGGTTTTGTAATTCTCTTTGGTCTAGTCTTCTAAATCATAAGACCAGAATTCAGTCTTTCCTCAAATATTTATGAAATAAATGACATGTTCTGACAGACTTACAGGCGTGAGAGTTGAAACACAGAAAACGCCAGTTTGTGGCACCAATCAACTCTCCCTGTTGAGTGGTGATGATCTATTACCTAATCAATTGACTTCCTAAAAACTGTGGCTTCACTTCATATCACTTTCTCCTGCCTGCAAATGTTGTTTTCACCATGTTACTCAATTAACGAGTGccttcttctctctcacaTAATTGCTGCTAAGCACTTTATTCACAGCATAAAACCTGAATTTGACTAGCCCTTTCGTCCCTATATAAGTTCTCTCCCTCTTGGTGATTCGCGCCTATTCTGATGCTGAGGAACTGGCTGCCAGATACTTGTTCTAGACTCCGGTTTCATCTTCTagggaaaaaataagatataacCCTTAGGTTCTTGTTCTATTTTTAAAAACTGAGTAATATTTTTCTGCTCATGTCTATGCTGCTGATACTATTGGAGTTTCCTATGATTTCTCCATCAACCAATTACCAAGTCTTGTGATGATCTTAATACCATCAACATGGTAACTAATCTGGTATCTTGTCCTTTTATTGCACTTGAGTAAAGATATATACTTGTATCCTTTCTAGTTCTGTTGAACTCCACATTGTTCGAAACTTCAATCTAAAGATCAGCTAGGCCTAATGACTTCACTGAGGGTCTCTCAGCAAAAAGAATCCAACCTCATTGGTCAAAATATTGTAATCCTCTAAATCATTGGACAAGAGTGTGTAGGATCACCTAATTAAgctcattttactcatacggtattattttttgtatatCGTCCAAACAACTAATaacaaaagaagcaaaaacaTAGAATTTAATCCACATAAATGACTGCAAGAAAAAGTCCATGTAAAGCAAACATTTAGCTGTATTTTATGTATCACCAACTTTTCAAAACCAAACCAACACTGCCACCAATCTTCTTACTTGTGAATCACAGCCAACACTCTTTTTAGCAATAgtaaattttaaagaatactAAGATTATGAACAGGAGCAAGTCTCAAAATGCATTGTGATTGATCTTTGAAGAAGGAAAGAACCATGTAAGAGACATAAGATTTGTATTGATACCATAAATCATCATTTACGGATGATATATTTAGGTGTGAAAATACCAGTTCGCCAGCAGATATGGTTGCAAATCCATCAGCAATTTGACCAGATAGCATTACGGTGGCAGCATCCCTGaatataaattacaaattagttacaaaaaaataataataatcattACGGAGTGCTCCatcaaaccaaaagaaaacaaattagttacaaaaaaataataataatcattACGGAGTGCTCCatcaaaccaaaagaaaaaagaaaaaggagtaCTCCTCAAGAAACCAGCTATGCGAATCTCCACCGAACACAAAAATTATCAGATTCACTGTACCATAACAAATTAGTAATATAAAACAATCAATTTAAAACACCTAATTTTTCAATGAAATTTGCCATTTTAGTTCTATCTCACACTAGAAAACAACAGCTAGCATAGTTTTGCTTTCAATTGACATGGTTTGAACTCCCTGGGAAATGAGTCAGATATTCTAAATCATGCGGCAAGGTTCCTATCTACTCTTCATCTGACAACTTCAGacaaccccaaaaccatcttTGGCATTTTTCTCAGTAACATTCCATGCCAAAACTAATTTAAACTCAATTATCAATCGCAAATCTTGTTCCATAATGCTTTCCTACCCAATATAAGCTAATACATAAGACTATATATTAAGATGGCCATTTCTTAATACCACAAATTTTTAGTTATTGAAAGCTTCAAAGACACCAAAACTCGTCTACAGTGTATACATGTAAGCcctttttatcttttattcGTTGGCCACTGTATATGCACAATCACAGGCATAGTGGATCAAGGAACATACAAGTACGTAGCACGTACCTGGGAGATAGCCCAATATCTGTCAAGAACAACAAGAGATATGTAAACCAACAGGAAGCAGTAATATCGTTGAGCATATGGCCCACGCCATAATACATGACGGAACACCTTCCAAGGGGTTTGGTGActgaatcatcatcatcttcagtAACATTGTGCATTATGGGAGTATCCGAGTATCAAACCAAACGCAagcctgaaaaaaaaaaaatttacatcaAACAACTGATCGAGAGTTTAGCACCTAGAACTGAAAAACTTATAAACATGGAATCAACTGTACTGGGCAGGGTCATACTTGTAAGTTTGGAAGCTTGCCTTACAAGACAAAGTTACTAAAGTGAAACTGTGAAGAGAAGAAATTGAGAGCAATTCGGTACCTGTAAACCAGCAGTTGTTGAttcgaggaagaagaagaagaagaagaagaagaggagagggaggaggaggagcttTGTGGATATTTGTGAAGAAGCCAAGAGATTTGA
This genomic interval carries:
- the LOC126802047 gene encoding uncharacterized protein LOC126802047, whose translation is MHNVTEDDDDSVTKPLGRCSVMYYGVGHMLNDITASCWFTYLLLFLTDIGLSPRDAATVMLSGQIADGFATISAGELIDRFGHFKLWHGAGSVLVSVSFSSVFGSCIPCKIFGTSSAALRTVGYSIFAAIFNVGWAATQVSHMSMLNCITLNSTSRVVLASCRNAFTMVANLSLYAVAFIIFGVTIARTHADIENQYRWIAYLSIFIGCCFVGIFQLGTKEPRLKVGVQGSNSSRIAWMYWFKRVLYYQVALVYVLTRLVVNVSQAYLAFYVIDDLRMAQSAKALVPAIIYISSFLVSVILQEIQWTGRFLKAYYSAGAIIWIFCGAGILLLPRSMSAFMYIISIFIGIANALMMVTGVSMQSVLIDTDLNGCAFVCGSFSFLDKMSCGLALFILQSYQTDTVIQNSHSANHVHISVTRFGLGLVPAVCALLSVAVTYTMKLQPARCKPLMEPLLI